One Ignavibacterium sp. DNA segment encodes these proteins:
- a CDS encoding carboxypeptidase-like regulatory domain-containing protein, with protein sequence MSVLGQVGKITGIVKDATTGETLIGANIILEGTTIGAATDIEGYYVILNVPPGMYSLRISMVGYTPQSFKDVKVNIGLTTEINANLQSTSFLTEEVVVVATQPIVKQDISSSVVNLNVEEIKSMPVVSVSSIIGLQAGVQGLTIRGGAADQTAFVVNGITLRDERDNTPYTGISFTSIEELQIQTGGFNAEYGNIRSGLINVVTKEGKRDKYSFSMLGRYRPAGRKHFGDAINSPNSYWIRPFLDDAVAWTGTKSGAWDIYTQRQYQEFRGWNKVSEELLGDDNPDNDLTPEAAQKVFLWQHRKQTDITQPDFDIDMSFSGPVPGGEELGGLRFAASYRRKQQMYLYPLATSGYRDYNGQIKITSNINEGMKLSIEGLLGRQTGTNSSRSGGPGLFTSPSSITEQIDVRSGASYLDARVYATDYWNPSTINTNMVGFKLSHVISPHTFYDVLGSRVGTYYDTNPGRQRDVNTLYYFGGIGFDESPFGVFSGPSSGIGSSMNMGLGFSNSRDSSKIAVYTLKFDYTSQMDRFNQTKAGFEFIYVDNNVNYALIEPSLPTNNAKSVWHTFPKRMSAYLQDKLEFEGMIANLGLRLDISDPGGDWYVYDTFDPALSGKLAGGIDTLLSKEKVEMKVNLSPRLGVAFPITTDSKLYFNYGHFFSMPTPEDLFLLRRSEAFFNITRMANPSKDLPRTIAYELGFEQNIYDQFLLSIKGYYKDVTDQTRLVTYISRNGSVSYSLPEPNNFQDIRGFEIDIRKNRGDWITGFINYTYQVSTSGYFGLGTVYQNPLDYRNEARNTKKLYESRPVPRPYGRANIDLFTPVGWGPQLGNISMLDQLRLSILAVWTSGNYFSWTGGGGVIGGYANNFQWNDFFNVDIRLSKTFDLGTIDLEFFVDVINVFNIKYMSYRAGFMDLNDYDFYMRSLHLPADNVKDFNSYGNIPGDDNPGDIRADGVAFQPLEYASSLSAITNPNTSAYYFDASSGKYFQWSGGNWSQVSDSRIDEVLKNKAYIDMPNLPYASFLNPRDVFFGFKININL encoded by the coding sequence ATGTCCGTTTTAGGTCAAGTTGGTAAAATTACCGGTATTGTAAAAGATGCAACCACCGGTGAAACTCTTATCGGGGCAAATATTATACTTGAAGGTACAACCATTGGTGCTGCAACAGACATCGAAGGGTATTATGTTATTCTTAACGTTCCGCCAGGGATGTATAGTTTAAGAATATCAATGGTAGGATATACTCCCCAGTCTTTTAAAGATGTAAAAGTTAATATTGGTTTAACAACAGAAATCAATGCAAATCTTCAATCAACTTCTTTCCTTACTGAAGAGGTAGTAGTTGTTGCTACACAACCTATTGTTAAACAGGACATATCATCTAGTGTTGTTAATCTTAACGTGGAAGAGATAAAATCCATGCCTGTTGTAAGTGTATCAAGTATTATTGGTTTACAAGCTGGCGTTCAAGGGCTTACAATTCGCGGCGGTGCTGCTGACCAAACTGCATTTGTAGTAAATGGTATTACCTTAAGAGATGAAAGAGATAATACACCTTATACCGGAATCAGTTTTACTTCTATCGAAGAGTTGCAGATTCAAACCGGCGGCTTTAATGCTGAATATGGAAACATCCGTTCAGGACTGATAAACGTTGTTACCAAAGAGGGCAAAAGAGATAAATATTCATTTTCGATGCTTGGCAGATACCGACCTGCAGGAAGAAAACATTTTGGCGATGCAATAAACTCTCCTAACTCATATTGGATAAGACCATTTCTTGATGATGCAGTTGCCTGGACAGGTACAAAATCAGGAGCATGGGATATTTATACTCAAAGACAATATCAAGAATTCAGAGGCTGGAATAAAGTATCGGAAGAACTTCTTGGTGATGATAATCCTGATAATGATCTTACACCTGAAGCAGCACAAAAGGTTTTTTTGTGGCAGCACAGAAAACAAACTGATATTACACAGCCGGACTTTGATATTGATATGAGTTTTAGTGGACCGGTTCCCGGTGGTGAAGAACTTGGCGGATTAAGATTTGCCGCATCATATCGAAGAAAACAGCAAATGTATTTATACCCTTTAGCAACTAGCGGATATAGAGATTATAACGGACAAATAAAAATAACTTCAAACATTAATGAAGGGATGAAACTTTCCATTGAAGGATTATTGGGAAGACAAACAGGAACCAACAGCAGCCGTTCCGGCGGACCTGGTTTATTTACATCGCCAAGCAGTATTACAGAGCAGATAGATGTTCGATCAGGTGCCAGTTATCTTGATGCAAGAGTTTATGCTACGGATTATTGGAATCCAAGTACTATAAATACAAATATGGTTGGATTCAAATTATCACATGTAATTAGTCCGCATACATTTTATGATGTACTGGGAAGCAGAGTAGGCACTTACTATGATACAAATCCAGGCAGACAAAGAGATGTTAATACTTTATATTACTTTGGCGGTATTGGCTTTGATGAATCACCATTTGGTGTTTTCAGTGGTCCAAGCAGCGGTATTGGTTCATCAATGAATATGGGATTAGGTTTTAGTAACTCCCGCGATAGCAGTAAGATAGCTGTCTATACATTAAAATTTGATTATACAAGCCAGATGGATAGATTTAATCAGACAAAAGCCGGGTTTGAATTCATTTATGTTGATAATAATGTAAACTATGCTTTGATTGAGCCATCGCTACCGACAAACAATGCAAAATCTGTATGGCATACCTTTCCCAAAAGAATGTCGGCATACTTACAAGATAAATTAGAGTTTGAAGGTATGATTGCTAATTTAGGATTAAGATTGGATATATCTGATCCGGGCGGGGATTGGTATGTCTATGATACATTTGATCCTGCTTTATCAGGTAAATTAGCTGGTGGTATTGATACTCTACTTTCTAAAGAAAAAGTTGAAATGAAAGTTAATCTTAGTCCAAGATTAGGAGTTGCATTTCCTATAACAACAGACAGTAAATTATATTTTAATTACGGTCACTTCTTTTCGATGCCAACTCCCGAAGACCTTTTCTTATTAAGAAGAAGTGAAGCCTTTTTCAATATAACCAGAATGGCAAATCCGTCAAAAGACCTGCCGAGAACAATTGCATATGAATTAGGGTTTGAACAAAATATATATGACCAATTTCTGCTCTCGATAAAAGGATATTATAAGGATGTAACTGATCAGACAAGGCTTGTTACTTATATCAGCAGAAACGGCAGTGTAAGTTATTCATTACCTGAGCCAAACAACTTTCAGGATATCCGCGGATTTGAGATTGATATCAGAAAAAACAGAGGGGATTGGATTACAGGGTTTATCAACTATACTTATCAGGTTTCAACCTCAGGTTATTTTGGTTTAGGAACTGTGTACCAAAATCCGCTTGACTATCGAAATGAAGCACGTAATACCAAAAAGCTGTATGAGTCGCGTCCTGTTCCACGCCCTTATGGCAGAGCTAATATAGATTTGTTTACACCTGTTGGCTGGGGACCGCAGTTAGGAAATATCTCTATGCTGGATCAACTTAGATTAAGTATCCTTGCAGTTTGGACATCAGGTAATTATTTCAGCTGGACTGGCGGCGGCGGTGTTATTGGCGGATATGCAAATAATTTCCAATGGAATGACTTTTTTAATGTTGATATCAGACTTTCAAAAACATTTGATCTTGGTACTATTGATCTGGAGTTTTTTGTAGATGTAATCAATGTCTTTAATATTAAGTATATGAGTTACAGAGCTGGATTTATGGATTTGAATGACTATGATTTTTATATGAGATCACTGCATTTACCGGCTGATAACGTGAAGGATTTTAATTCCTATGGTAATATACCTGGTGATGATAACCCAGGCGATATTAGAGCAGACGGAGTTGCATTCCAGCCGCTTGAATATGCATCTTCGTTAAGTGCAATAACAAATCCAAATACTTCAGCATATTATTTTGATGCTTCAAGCGGAAAATATTTCCAATGGTCTGGAGGAAACTGGTCTCAGGTTAGTGATTCAAGAATTGATGAAGTTCTTAAGAACAAAGCTTATATAGATATGCCTAATTTACCTTATGCTTCTTTTCTTAATCCAAGAGATGTTTTCTTTGGTTTTAAAATTAATATCAATTTATAA
- a CDS encoding glycosyltransferase family A protein, with protein MKNSVTVFLQQGSHKQNAKTIKQLIESELIKEIIIVSSDEKYSSFEKATVIHSKHFNSSETIKLFAQFSSTEYTMIISEQNSIKPGQFCLDRFFQIAKNTNASMVYSDFYEEDKGKLTPHPVIDYQEGSLRDDFDFGKILFVRTDLLKSVAKRDESNFRFAGLYNLRLGLAQLGRIIRVPEYLYTVESPEEIGTEEKHFSYVDPKNREVQIEMEKAVTQYLKDIDAYVHPPFKEIDLSAAKNFEFEASVIIPVKNRVKTIGDAIESVLKQKTDFKFNLIVVDNHSTDGTTDIIKKLASNDERLIHYIPERNDLGIGGCWNAGAHHNKCGRFTVQLDSDDIYKDENTLQTIVDVFHKEKCGMVIGSYQITDFNLNELPPGLIDHKEWTDDNGPNNALRINGLGAPRAFFTPLLREIKIPNVSYGEDYSIGLAVSRQFKIGRIYHSIYLCRRWEGNSDARLDIVKMNLNNTYKDRIRTFELLARKKANSKL; from the coding sequence ATGAAAAATTCAGTAACTGTTTTTCTGCAGCAGGGAAGCCATAAACAGAACGCCAAAACTATTAAGCAGCTCATTGAATCCGAACTGATTAAGGAAATAATTATTGTCTCTTCTGATGAAAAGTATTCCTCGTTTGAAAAAGCAACAGTAATCCATTCAAAGCATTTTAACAGCAGTGAAACAATAAAATTATTTGCCCAGTTTTCTTCCACCGAATATACAATGATTATTAGTGAACAGAATTCAATAAAACCCGGACAGTTTTGTTTGGATAGATTCTTTCAGATTGCAAAAAACACGAATGCTTCAATGGTATATTCTGACTTTTATGAAGAAGATAAAGGCAAACTTACCCCTCATCCTGTTATTGATTATCAGGAAGGAAGTTTAAGAGATGATTTTGATTTTGGTAAAATATTATTCGTTAGAACAGACTTACTTAAGAGTGTTGCAAAGAGAGATGAAAGTAATTTTAGATTTGCCGGATTGTATAATCTTAGACTTGGATTGGCGCAGCTCGGAAGAATAATTAGAGTGCCGGAATATTTATACACAGTTGAAAGTCCGGAAGAGATTGGAACTGAAGAAAAGCACTTTAGCTATGTTGATCCTAAAAACAGGGAAGTACAGATTGAAATGGAAAAAGCTGTTACGCAGTATCTTAAAGATATCGATGCTTATGTTCATCCGCCTTTTAAGGAGATTGATTTATCCGCAGCAAAAAATTTTGAATTTGAAGCATCTGTAATAATCCCGGTAAAAAACCGGGTTAAAACAATTGGTGATGCAATTGAATCTGTACTTAAACAAAAAACTGATTTCAAATTCAATCTTATCGTAGTTGATAATCATTCAACCGATGGCACAACTGATATTATTAAAAAACTGGCATCAAATGATGAAAGACTGATTCACTATATTCCTGAGCGGAATGATCTTGGAATCGGCGGCTGCTGGAATGCAGGCGCTCATCATAACAAATGCGGAAGATTTACCGTGCAATTGGATAGTGATGATATTTATAAAGATGAAAATACGCTTCAGACAATTGTTGATGTATTTCATAAAGAAAAATGCGGAATGGTTATTGGTTCTTATCAGATAACAGATTTTAATCTTAATGAGCTGCCGCCGGGACTGATTGATCATAAAGAATGGACTGACGATAATGGTCCAAACAACGCATTAAGAATAAATGGATTAGGAGCACCAAGGGCTTTCTTTACACCATTGTTAAGAGAAATTAAAATACCAAATGTTAGTTATGGGGAAGATTATTCAATTGGTTTAGCAGTTAGCAGACAATTTAAGATCGGAAGAATTTATCATTCAATCTACTTGTGCAGAAGATGGGAAGGCAACTCGGATGCCCGGTTGGATATTGTTAAAATGAATCTTAATAATACTTACAAAGACAGAATAAGAACTTTTGAACTATTAGCCAGGAAAAAAGCAAATAGTAAATTGTAA
- a CDS encoding Ig-like domain-containing protein: MKNLNLKLFTIIHLILFIFLLTGTKSFAQQVTGLAGWNIYIDPGHSGYENMGIYNYSEAQKTLRVGLNLRQMLTDWTDIDTAYICRTNDQQNVSLTQRTDQANALGAAHYHSIHSDAATMGGSANSTLIMWGQMGIGGPEKTPPGGKKMSNIMIGLLTAGMRTNTRGAMGDRDFYQVAGSLPYLHVNRETNMASELSEAGFHTNPTQNQLNMNAKWKRLEAKTKFWTILRYHNIARPFAGTVVGIIKDLESGLAINGAIVSLEGQYDTTDTYESLFHLYSTDPELLRNGFYYFENISPGTHQIQVLAEGYDPYTANITTQDTFFTFKDINLISNLPPKVASTTPAQNDSIYPGVENVVIYFSRPMDKTSVASNITVTPAVSYTLSWTNNDKTLTIKTDNFNFTTQYDITISGNAKDKYGHLFDGDGNGIGGDPFTLTITTKHPDLTAPSITYVYPSANAVNVEYRPVLNISFDELLKTSTISSRFKVVRNSTQTNAAGILKHYAVNGRSVLNFFVSAPLIENEAYTIKILAGMEDVFGNQIAEDHNYEFSTGSSNYFTETNIDNFEAGVGNWWQPGSSGSTIGILPLSTNMALSTAILNLNTASTKSMQLNYEWDTSASAWLIREYFTPTTPSFGTNTLLQAFVFGDGSNNKFRFAVRETSPGNFEVSPWYDINWLGWKLISWDLSQGQTGNWIGNNILEPPLRFDSFQLTYTPGNLSTSTVYFDDLRTAVFAPSDVEQEDGITPTEFVLQQNYPNPFNPVTQIKFSIPSSSNVKLIVTDILGREITALVNDELAAGNYSVSFDANNLSSGVYFYTLVTDNFKQSKKMILMK, from the coding sequence ATGAAAAATCTAAATCTAAAATTGTTTACTATAATACATCTGATATTATTTATCTTCTTATTAACCGGTACAAAAAGTTTTGCTCAACAGGTAACCGGACTTGCAGGCTGGAATATCTATATTGACCCCGGACACAGCGGCTATGAAAACATGGGTATTTATAATTATTCAGAAGCTCAAAAGACCTTACGGGTTGGATTAAATCTCAGGCAAATGCTTACCGACTGGACTGATATTGATACAGCTTACATCTGTAGAACAAACGATCAGCAAAATGTGTCACTTACACAAAGAACTGATCAGGCAAATGCACTTGGTGCAGCACATTATCACTCAATTCATAGCGACGCTGCAACTATGGGAGGTTCTGCTAACAGTACTTTAATTATGTGGGGTCAGATGGGAATTGGCGGACCCGAGAAAACTCCTCCAGGCGGTAAAAAAATGTCTAACATTATGATCGGATTGTTAACAGCAGGCATGCGTACAAATACACGAGGAGCAATGGGAGACAGAGATTTTTATCAGGTTGCTGGTTCATTACCATATTTACATGTTAACCGCGAAACTAATATGGCTTCAGAATTAAGTGAAGCCGGCTTTCATACTAACCCAACCCAAAACCAGTTGAATATGAATGCTAAATGGAAAAGGCTTGAAGCAAAAACAAAATTCTGGACAATACTCAGATATCATAATATTGCCAGACCATTTGCCGGTACTGTTGTAGGTATTATTAAAGATTTGGAATCAGGATTAGCAATCAATGGAGCAATTGTTTCACTTGAAGGACAATATGATACCACAGATACTTACGAATCACTATTTCATTTATATTCTACTGATCCGGAACTTTTAAGAAACGGATTTTATTACTTTGAAAATATTTCACCGGGTACTCATCAGATTCAGGTTTTGGCAGAAGGTTATGATCCCTATACAGCTAATATAACAACACAGGATACTTTCTTTACTTTTAAAGATATTAATCTTATTTCAAACCTGCCTCCAAAGGTAGCTTCTACAACTCCCGCTCAAAATGATAGTATTTATCCCGGAGTTGAAAATGTTGTTATTTATTTTTCACGTCCGATGGATAAAACATCAGTAGCATCAAATATTACTGTTACACCAGCAGTAAGCTATACTTTGAGCTGGACTAATAACGATAAAACTTTGACTATTAAGACTGATAACTTCAATTTTACCACTCAATATGATATTACAATCAGCGGCAATGCAAAAGATAAATACGGACATCTGTTTGATGGTGACGGTAATGGTATTGGCGGTGATCCTTTTACACTTACAATTACAACTAAACATCCGGATTTAACAGCACCTTCGATAACTTATGTTTATCCTTCAGCTAATGCTGTAAATGTTGAATACAGACCAGTTCTAAATATATCTTTCGATGAATTGTTAAAAACATCAACAATTTCAAGCAGATTTAAAGTTGTTAGAAATTCTACTCAGACTAATGCAGCAGGTATTTTAAAACACTATGCGGTTAATGGAAGAAGTGTTTTAAACTTTTTTGTTTCAGCTCCGCTCATAGAGAACGAAGCATACACAATAAAAATACTGGCAGGAATGGAAGATGTATTTGGTAATCAAATTGCAGAAGATCATAATTATGAATTTTCAACCGGCAGCTCTAATTACTTTACAGAAACTAATATAGATAATTTTGAAGCCGGAGTTGGTAACTGGTGGCAGCCGGGTAGTTCGGGCAGCACTATTGGAATCTTACCTTTATCAACAAATATGGCTCTTTCAACTGCTATACTTAATCTGAATACTGCGAGTACAAAATCAATGCAACTAAATTATGAATGGGATACTTCAGCATCAGCATGGCTAATAAGAGAATATTTTACTCCAACTACTCCATCTTTTGGTACAAATACATTACTTCAGGCTTTTGTATTTGGCGATGGATCAAACAATAAATTCAGATTTGCTGTCAGAGAAACATCGCCGGGCAATTTTGAAGTAAGTCCTTGGTATGATATAAACTGGCTCGGCTGGAAGTTAATCAGCTGGGATCTTTCTCAAGGACAAACAGGAAACTGGATCGGTAACAATATTCTTGAGCCTCCATTAAGATTTGATAGTTTTCAGTTAACATATACACCGGGTAATCTCAGCACATCAACAGTATATTTTGATGATCTCAGAACTGCTGTTTTTGCTCCATCCGATGTTGAACAAGAAGATGGAATTACTCCAACAGAATTTGTGCTTCAGCAAAATTATCCGAACCCTTTTAATCCGGTAACACAAATAAAATTCAGTATTCCATCATCATCAAATGTTAAGTTAATTGTTACTGATATTTTAGGAAGAGAAATAACCGCCCTGGTTAATGATGAATTAGCAGCCGGAAATTATAGCGTTAGTTTTGATGCAAATAATCTTTCAAGCGGTGTTTATTTTTACACTTTGGTTACAGACAATTTTAAGCAAAGTAAGAAAATGATTTTAATGAAGTAA
- a CDS encoding PQQ-binding-like beta-propeller repeat protein — MKKFLLLFLLFSTLIFSQNFQFAWLSDIHVGNLISEEDLKRSVIDINAQKNIQFTIISGDITADGALSDLIIAKNNLDMLNKPYYIIPGNHEAKWSESGCTDFAKLWGYERFVFEFDKFLFIGLYEGPLMRMADGHFSPQDLRWLDSVINNMPDIDKPIIFVTHYPLDQSIANWYEMTNRLKKINTQIVFCGHGHKNEVFDFESIPGVMCRSNLRGNQETGGYNLVEVKDDSVFFYEKNPGNEKKLWHSLLLKQRDFDKNLPEPTRPDYSINSVYPNIKSVWKINTGYTIGSSATVTDKSVFAGDVSGTFYSINISNGNIQWKYKTDNAIYSTSAVSSSFVVFGSVDSNIYCLNTNDGKLNWKFKTNAAVMGCPVIIDDIVYIVGSDKVFRALDLKNGKLIWQFTGLNGFVETKPTFYDNKILFGAWDENFYCLSADDGQLLWKWNGGRKGKLYSPAVCWAVVSDDVVFIAAPDRQLTAIDISTGNNLWRTGKYQVRETIGISENSKSIYVRTFNDSIISIPALKYLQEPNWIADCKFGYDISSAQIVEKDGAVFYATKNGMIFSLSPLTGKINWQHKFSNGFINTITAISNKKIIVTDFDGAISLIEDID; from the coding sequence ATGAAGAAATTTTTATTATTATTTCTGTTGTTCAGTACTCTGATTTTTAGCCAGAATTTTCAATTTGCCTGGCTGTCTGATATACACGTTGGCAATCTGATTTCTGAAGAAGACCTGAAAAGATCTGTAATTGATATAAATGCCCAGAAGAATATTCAATTCACTATTATTTCCGGTGATATAACTGCTGATGGAGCTTTATCAGATTTGATAATCGCAAAAAATAATCTCGATATGCTGAACAAACCATATTATATTATTCCTGGCAACCACGAAGCTAAATGGTCTGAATCAGGATGTACAGATTTTGCAAAATTATGGGGATATGAAAGATTCGTTTTTGAATTTGATAAATTTTTGTTCATTGGACTTTATGAAGGCCCATTAATGCGAATGGCAGATGGTCATTTCTCTCCTCAGGATTTGCGATGGTTAGATTCTGTAATTAATAATATGCCGGACATTGATAAGCCAATAATCTTCGTTACACACTATCCGCTTGATCAAAGTATCGCGAATTGGTATGAAATGACTAACCGTCTAAAAAAAATTAATACTCAGATTGTTTTTTGCGGTCACGGTCATAAAAACGAAGTTTTCGATTTTGAATCTATCCCCGGTGTAATGTGCAGATCAAATTTAAGAGGTAATCAAGAAACCGGAGGTTATAATCTTGTTGAAGTAAAAGATGACTCTGTTTTCTTCTATGAAAAAAATCCGGGCAATGAAAAAAAACTATGGCATAGTTTGCTCTTGAAGCAAAGAGACTTTGATAAAAACCTGCCGGAACCAACAAGACCTGATTATTCAATTAACTCAGTTTATCCAAATATTAAATCAGTATGGAAGATAAACACCGGTTACACAATTGGGTCATCAGCAACTGTAACAGACAAATCAGTTTTTGCAGGAGATGTTTCAGGAACATTCTATTCAATAAATATCAGCAACGGAAATATTCAATGGAAATATAAAACAGATAACGCTATCTACTCTACTTCTGCAGTAAGCAGCAGTTTTGTAGTTTTTGGTAGCGTTGACAGCAATATTTATTGTTTAAATACAAATGATGGAAAATTAAACTGGAAGTTTAAAACAAATGCAGCAGTTATGGGCTGCCCTGTTATAATTGATGATATTGTTTATATAGTCGGAAGCGATAAGGTCTTTAGAGCTTTAGATTTGAAAAACGGAAAACTGATCTGGCAGTTTACTGGTCTTAATGGTTTTGTAGAAACTAAACCAACTTTCTACGATAATAAAATCCTATTTGGTGCATGGGATGAAAACTTTTATTGTCTCAGCGCTGATGATGGACAATTACTCTGGAAGTGGAATGGAGGCAGAAAAGGTAAATTATATTCACCTGCTGTTTGCTGGGCTGTTGTTTCTGATGATGTTGTATTTATCGCTGCACCTGATAGACAATTAACTGCTATTGATATTTCGACCGGAAATAATTTATGGCGTACCGGTAAATATCAGGTTAGAGAAACTATTGGTATCTCCGAAAATAGTAAATCTATCTATGTGCGTACTTTCAATGATTCAATCATCTCGATCCCTGCATTAAAATATTTACAGGAACCTAACTGGATAGCCGATTGTAAATTCGGTTACGACATCAGTTCAGCACAAATTGTTGAAAAAGATGGAGCTGTTTTTTATGCTACTAAAAATGGAATGATTTTTTCTTTAAGTCCGTTAACAGGAAAGATTAATTGGCAGCATAAATTTTCTAATGGATTTATTAATACTATTACTGCAATCAGCAATAAAAAGATCATTGTTACTGACTTTGATGGGGCTATCAGTTTAATAGAAGATATTGACTGA
- a CDS encoding phosphoenolpyruvate carboxykinase, producing MIKKVRLMEELNTLGIKNIREVFYNYGTPALYEQVIRRREGLLAHLGPLVVRTGYHTGRSPNDKFIVREPESEKNIWWGKVNKGMSSECAERIYFKMMAYIQGKDLYVEDCFASAEPKHKIGIRVISENAWHTLFARNMFRRYKTPEELTAHQTDFTIIHMPNFNADRDVDCTNSESFILLNFAKKLVLIGGTSYAGEIKKSVFTIMNYLMPLRGVMSMHCSANVGKDNDVALFFGLSGTGKTTLSSDPNRKLIGDDEHGWGDDGVFNYEGGCYAKVIKLSQEAEPEIYECTRKFGTILENVQIDSQSRRLDLDDDSFTENTRAAYPITHLLNIVEDGKAGHPKNIIMLTADAFGVMPPISKLTTEQAMYHFISGYTAKVAGTEKGVNEPKATFSTCFGAPFMALHPSIYAKLLGEKIIKHKVNCWLVNTGWTGGPYGVGSRMKIKYTRAMLTAALEGKLDNVKFVKDSFFNLMVPQSCPDVPEEILNPKNTWTDKNAYDEQAKKLANMFVDNFLEYAESTSEEIRNAGPNKF from the coding sequence ATGATTAAAAAAGTTAGATTGATGGAAGAACTTAATACCTTAGGTATTAAGAATATCAGAGAGGTATTTTATAACTACGGCACGCCTGCACTTTACGAACAGGTGATAAGACGGCGTGAAGGATTATTAGCTCATTTGGGACCTTTAGTGGTTAGGACCGGCTATCATACCGGAAGAAGCCCTAATGATAAATTTATTGTTCGTGAACCTGAAAGTGAAAAAAATATCTGGTGGGGAAAAGTTAATAAAGGCATGTCTTCAGAATGTGCTGAGAGAATTTATTTTAAGATGATGGCTTATATTCAGGGTAAAGATTTATATGTTGAAGACTGCTTTGCAAGTGCAGAACCAAAGCATAAAATTGGCATTAGGGTTATCTCTGAAAATGCATGGCATACATTATTTGCCAGAAATATGTTTAGAAGATATAAAACTCCGGAAGAGCTGACTGCACATCAGACAGATTTTACAATTATCCATATGCCTAATTTTAATGCCGATAGGGATGTTGATTGTACAAACTCAGAATCGTTTATACTTTTAAACTTTGCAAAGAAACTGGTATTGATCGGCGGAACAAGTTATGCTGGTGAGATAAAAAAATCTGTTTTTACAATTATGAATTATCTTATGCCATTACGCGGAGTAATGTCTATGCACTGTTCTGCTAATGTTGGTAAAGATAATGATGTAGCTTTATTCTTTGGTTTAAGCGGTACTGGAAAAACAACTTTATCCTCCGATCCGAACAGAAAATTAATTGGTGATGACGAACATGGATGGGGCGATGATGGGGTGTTTAACTACGAAGGCGGTTGTTATGCCAAAGTGATAAAACTTTCACAGGAAGCTGAACCTGAGATTTATGAGTGCACAAGAAAATTCGGGACTATCCTGGAAAATGTTCAGATTGATTCTCAATCACGCAGATTGGATCTTGATGATGATTCGTTTACAGAAAATACCCGCGCTGCTTATCCGATTACACATCTGTTAAATATTGTTGAAGACGGAAAAGCTGGACATCCTAAAAATATTATTATGCTAACCGCTGATGCATTTGGTGTTATGCCGCCAATTTCAAAACTTACAACAGAACAAGCGATGTATCATTTTATTTCCGGTTATACTGCAAAAGTTGCCGGAACTGAAAAAGGAGTTAATGAACCCAAAGCTACATTTAGTACTTGTTTCGGAGCACCATTTATGGCTCTGCATCCAAGTATTTATGCTAAACTGCTCGGTGAAAAAATTATTAAACATAAAGTTAACTGCTGGCTCGTAAATACAGGCTGGACAGGCGGACCTTATGGTGTTGGCAGCAGAATGAAAATAAAATATACACGAGCAATGCTTACTGCTGCATTAGAAGGCAAACTTGATAATGTTAAATTTGTTAAAGACTCGTTCTTTAATTTGATGGTGCCGCAAAGCTGTCCAGATGTTCCTGAAGAAATCCTGAATCCGAAAAATACCTGGACAGATAAAAATGCTTATGATGAGCAGGCAAAGAAACTTGCGAATATGTTTGTTGATAATTTTTTAGAGTATGCAGAGAGTACCTCAGAAGAGATAAGAAACGCAGGTCCAAATAAGTTTTAA